In the Rhodothermales bacterium genome, GCCGCTACCTCGTGATGCCGCTCGGCCGGCTGGACGACGCGATCCAGCTCGCCTTCGCCGCCCGCGCCGTCGCCCAGCCGGACCCGTCGGACAACGGCGCGCTCAAGATCGCCGGCTCGGCCGCCTCCGAGCGCCCCGCCCTGCAGAACACCTACCGCCCCTCGCTCCGGAACGTCGAAATCCAGCATCGGGACGGCACGACGGACAGCATCGACCTCCTCCGCTACTATGTCGAGGGCGACATGGCGCACAACCCGTACCTGCGCGACGGCGACATGGTCCGGCTGCCGTCGTACGACCGCGAGCGCGAGACCATCCGTATCACGGGCGACATCGCGTCCGACACCCGCATCGAGTTTCGGGCCGGCGATACCGTGCTCGACATCCTTCGGCTCGCCGCCGGCGACCTCGACGGCGGGACGTTCGACGAGGTGCGGCTGACGCGCCGGCTGCCGGACGGCAGCGCCGAAACGCGCCCCGTCGATGTGCCCGGCATGCTGACCGGCACGGCCACCCCGGTGGCGTTGCAGCCCGGCGACCATGTCAATGTCGTCCCCCACGAAATCGAGCAGGCGGCCATCTACGGCTTCGTCCAATATCCCGGCACCTACCCGATCCGAAACGGCGAGACCACGCTCCGCGAGCTGCTCGGCACCGCCGGCGGCCTCAAGCCCGAAGCCAGCGTCCGCGCCGCGTACATCGAGCGCCGGCAGTCGCAGACGTTCAAGGGTACCGGTCAGGCGAGCGACCTCGACTTCTTCGGCCGCGCCTACCTGCAGCAGTCGCTCCGCGAAAACAAGCTTTCGATCAGCCTCGTCGACGCCCTCTCCCCCGATGCTCCGGAGGTCGTACTCTACAGCGGCGACGTGGTCGTTTTCCCGCGCGACGAGCAGACGGTGTACCTGACCGGCAACGTGGTGCAGCCCGGCTACCTGCCGTTCGTGGAGGGGAAGACGGCGCGGTATTACATCGAGCAGGCCGGCGGCAAGGCGCCCCTTTCGCGCGGCGTCTACGTGCTGGTCGCGGGGACGGGCGAGGTGCTGGAGGATGAGGGCGCCATCGTCCGCGCCGGCGATACGATTTTCGTGAACCGCGACCCGATCAGCGACAACCCCGAGATCCAGTCGCTCATCCTGACCGACCAGGTGTCCCGCCGGCAGACCGGCATCGCCCGCACCCAGACGGTAATCACCGGCATCACCGCGCTGGTCAGCGTGATCAACACGTATCTGTTGATCCGCGACCGGTTGAACAACTAAGCGACCGCTCGTACGTCCGGATGGAGACCAAACTGAAAAAAGACTTGTTCGACGAGGCCCCGACCGCGGGCGAACGCGCCACATCCGACATGATCTGGCATCTGCTCGGGACCCTGATCCGCTGGCGGCGCACGCTGCTCGCCATCACGATCGGCGTGGCGATCCTTTCCGTCGTCATCAGCCTGATGCTCCCGAAATGGTACCTGAGCACGACACGGCTGCTGGCGCCGGAGTCCGCGAGCGCGAGCCCGATCTCGTCGGCGATGCTCCGCAACCTGTCATCCGCCGCGGCGGCGTTTCTGGGAGGCGGCCAGGGAGGCGATTTCGAGCGCTACATCACGATCATGGGCAGCCGCACCGTGATGGAACGGGTGGTGAAAAAGTTCGACCTGATGACGGTCTACGAGACGACCGAAAGCCTCAGTCCGATGGAAGACGCGCTCGAGGCGCTCGCCGGCAACGTCGAGTTCGGCATCGACACCGAGTTCGGCTTTCTCTCGGTGAGCGTGCTCGATCAGGATCCCCAGCGCGCGGCGGACATGGCCAATTTTATCGTCGCCGAGCTGAACGACATGAATATGAAGTTGTCCGCCCAGGATGCGTCCAACTTCCGGAAGTTCGTAGAGCGGCGTTACAACGAAACGCTGCATGCCCTCGATTCGCTGCAGCGCGCGACGCAGGCGTTCCAGGAACGCTACGGCGTATTCGACCTTGAGACGCAGGCGACCGCCTTCCTCGAGCAGGTCGCCTCGATCCGCAGCGAAGAGATGCTGCTCGACATCCAGTACCAGGCGCTGCTCAGCGAGTACGGCCCGGACAACCCCCAGGTGCAGATTACGCGCAACTCGCTCATGGCCGCGCGTCGGAAACGCGAGGAAGCCATGGCCGGCAACGAAGAGATCCTCCCGATCCCGCAGGCCGACATCCCGGACGCGATGCGTCAGTATTTCGAGTTGGAGCAGGAAGCCTACGTCCAGAAAAACATTCTCGAGGTCGTGGCGCCGATGTACGATCAGGCGCGATTCCAGGAAGAGCGTGAGTTCACCTCGGTCCAGATCGTCGATCCAGCGGTGCCGGCGATACGAAAAGCCAAGCCGAAACGAGCGGGCATCGTCATCGGCGCGACGCTATCCGCGTTTTTACTCGCCGCGCTGTTCGCCCTCGTGTACGACTGGTGGCAGGCTGAATCGCCCGCAATCGCCCGCCGCCTCCGGCACGCGAGCGAGCGTCGTCCGTAACGCGCATCATACCCATCGACGTTGGAACGCGTACCGGCCATCCTGCTCAACACCGCGTCTTTTCGCGCGCTCGGCAATCGCTTGCTGATCGCGGGTCTGGCGGGAAGCCTGGCCCTGGTGCTCGCGCTCGTCTGGTTCGCTCCGGCCGCAATCTGGTTCGTTCCCGCGGCGCTGATCGCCGTGGTCGGTTTCGCGGCGGTATGGCACAACCCGATCGGACGCTTTACCGCCCTGCTGGTCGGTTTTGTGGCGTTGACCGATTACGTAGCCGGCATCCAGGTCGGTGAGGTCGCATACGGGCTCTTTTTCCTCCTCTACCTCGGGCACTGGGCGTATACCGCGCTCTTCATCGATCATCGATCGCTGGTTCGATCCGGGGCGGATGCCGGCGTGCTGGGTTTGTTGCTGCTGGTGGTCGCGTACGTTCCGCTGGCGCTGGTGTTTGGGGGAAACATGCCGGCTATCACGGGCGAGCTGTCCGCGTTTGTCCTGTTCGCGATTTATTTCCCGGTCAAGGATGCCCTGACCCGGTATCGCGTGGCGCCGTGGATCGTGCTGGGGAGCGTGCTGTTCATCGGCATCTTCGTATCGATCCGCAACTTCTTCGAATACAAGGATCTGCTGCTCCACGCGACGCATGCGTGGCAGGTGGCCAAGGGGCGCGTCGTCACGAACGACAACATCCTGATGGTCGTTTGCCTGTTCGCACTCACGATCTTCTCGTTCACAAAGCCGATCCTGTACCGCGCGGGGTTGCTGGGTGTGTTTTTTATGTTCTTCGCGGCCTTGATCCTCACCCAGAGCCGCGGGTACTGGGTAGCCTTCCTGCTGGGTGCCGGCATACTGTTCCTGCTCCTCGGCTGGACCCAGAAGCGGCGGCTGCTGGTGCTGGGCTTCTGGGGCGCCGCCATCGGCACGGTGCTCGCCCTGCTTTTCTTCAGCGAGGAGGTGGCCGTCGTGGTGGCCGGCCTGCTGGATCGTTTCCTTTCGCTCAAAACCGCCGCCACGGCAGACATTTCGCTGGTCAACCGCTTCCGGGAAACCGCCGCCGTGTGGCAAAAAATCCGGGTAAACCCCATCCTGGGCTACGGGATGGGCGTCCCCTACCCCTTCTTCGACCTGGCGCACATGGCCACCGAACATGACGCGTTCGTCCACAACGGCTACATTGGACTCTGGTATAAATACGGGTTGCTGGGGCTCGGCCTGATTCTGGGCGTGTGGATCCTCTCGATTCGGCGGGGCATCCAGGCTTACCGGGCTTCCCTGGCATCGATGGCCACGCGGCTCTGCGGCCTCGCCAGCGCGGTCACCCTGAGCGCCTTCATGCTGACCACGATCACATCGAACCCGTTTTACCTGAACGATACCCTCTTCATTTTCGGCTTCCTGCTGGGAGTAGCGCAGGGCGCGTACGAAAGGACACGGCTCGGGACCGAATGACGATGGAAGTGCGCTGTCCCTCATGCGGCAACCGCTCCGTGACGTCGCGTGGTCCGATCAACGCCAGCTATCTCTTCGCCGGCCAGGAGCTCGCCGAACTGCTCCCCGGCGGAGCGCTGTACGATTGCCCCGTCTGCTCCCTCGCATTCCGCTACCCGACGCCCCCGAAAGAAAAGCTCGACGCCCTGTATCGGTCGAGCCCGATCGGCCACTGGCAATACGACCCCGCGTTGCGCCACGACTGGGTGGAGACCCGCGCGTATCTTCAGGGCAACGTTCAAGGTGGTTCGCTGCTCGACATCGGCTGTTTCGACGGCGCGTTCCACGCCTTCATGGGGCCGGCGTGGGAGGCCTACGGCGTGGAAATCAATCTGGAGGCCCGCGAGCGAGCGCGGCAACGGGGCGTCTCGATCCTGGGCAGCGACGCCGGGGATCTGGCCGCCATCGATCGTTCGTTCGACGCCGTGGTGGCCTTCGACGTCCTCGAGCATGTCGTCGACCCGCGCGGCTTGCTGGCGTTGATGGCCCGTCGCACGCGTAGCGGCGGCGCCGTGATCATCGCGTCCGGAGATGCCGACGCATGGTCCTGGAGGTTGATGGGCAGCCGCTACTGGTACTGCACCATCCCCGAACATATGGCGTTCCTGAGCGAGACCTGGTGCCGCAAGGCCGGCGACCATGTGGGCCTGCAGCTCGCACACATCGGCCGCTACAGCCACGAGCGGTTCCGGACACCCCGGCTTGTCGCGCACGAACTCGCGTCCAATCTACTGTACCGATTTTTGCCGGGCGTTTTCGCGTGGCTTCGTTCCAAGGGGGTCGGAGACAAGGACCCGGGCGCGCATGAGGAGCTGAAACGCTACCCACCGACCTGGACCACCGCGCGCGACCACGTTGTGGCGATCTACAGAAAACCATGATCGAGAAACGCCGGATTACCCTCAATACCGCGGCGTCCGCGCTGCAGGTGGTGGTTGGCGGCGTCACGCTCTTCCTTCTCTACCGTTTTTTGCTGGGCGCGCTGGGGAAGGAAAATGTCGGCGTCTGGTCCCTCGTCCTCGCCACCACCTCCGCCACGAGCATCGCGAATCTCGGTCTTGCATCCAGTACCGTAAAATTCGTCTCGCAGCATCTGGCCCGGGGGGATCGCCGGCATGCCGCCTCGCTCGTCGAAACCGCTACCCTCTCGGTCGCGCTCTTCCTCGCCCTGGCGCTGGCGATCGCCTACCCCGTTCTGCGTCGGGTGCTACCGCTTCTCATCGACGACCTGCGGTATCTGGACGCCGGCCTTTCGCTCATCCCGTATGCGCTGACCGCGTTCTGGATCGCCTCGGTGGCCGGCGTGCTGCATTCGAGCATCGATGGATGCCAGCGCGTCGACCTGCGGGGCTATACCGTCGCCGCCGGCAACATCCTCTATCTGGCGCTGGCCTATGTCCTCGTGCCCAAAGGGGGGCTGATCGCGCTTGCCTACGCCCAGATAGCGCAATCGACCTGGCTCCTCGTCTCTGCCTACCTCATCCTGCGGCGACTTCTCCCCGAGCTGCCGTGGATCGCCTGGTCGTGGCGGAAGGCCCCGTTTCGTGAGATGCTGTCGTATACGCTCAATTTTCAGCTCATCTCGCTGTCCCAACTGCTCCTGGAGCCGGTGACCAAATCGCTCGTATCCCGTTTCGGCGGACTCGGAACGCTGGCCTATGTCGAGATGGCGCATCGCATGGTTTTCCAGTTCAGGTCGCTGGTGGCGACGGCGCATCGCGCGATCGTGCCGACCATCGCCAGCCTGCAGGAAACCGCACCCGATTACCTCCGCACCCTCTATATCGGCTCCTTCCGTCTCCTCCTGTTCATCGTCATCGTGTCGACCCCCGGCCTCAT is a window encoding:
- a CDS encoding O-antigen ligase family protein, giving the protein MERVPAILLNTASFRALGNRLLIAGLAGSLALVLALVWFAPAAIWFVPAALIAVVGFAAVWHNPIGRFTALLVGFVALTDYVAGIQVGEVAYGLFFLLYLGHWAYTALFIDHRSLVRSGADAGVLGLLLLVVAYVPLALVFGGNMPAITGELSAFVLFAIYFPVKDALTRYRVAPWIVLGSVLFIGIFVSIRNFFEYKDLLLHATHAWQVAKGRVVTNDNILMVVCLFALTIFSFTKPILYRAGLLGVFFMFFAALILTQSRGYWVAFLLGAGILFLLLGWTQKRRLLVLGFWGAAIGTVLALLFFSEEVAVVVAGLLDRFLSLKTAATADISLVNRFRETAAVWQKIRVNPILGYGMGVPYPFFDLAHMATEHDAFVHNGYIGLWYKYGLLGLGLILGVWILSIRRGIQAYRASLASMATRLCGLASAVTLSAFMLTTITSNPFYLNDTLFIFGFLLGVAQGAYERTRLGTE
- a CDS encoding SLBB domain-containing protein, translated to MLKSKQIALFTSFVAMVFVFTVTPVVMAQTVGNRLTMLNRMGEGPPIRANQIRQQLDSTSPLSSLLVLEGAVDERTYVLGPGDQLSLVIGGATPVELIVPVSADGYLILAEAGMIRAADRLLADVRQEALASLQTYYRNVPVMLNLLAPRAFYIHLSGAVPEPGRYLVMPLGRLDDAIQLAFAARAVAQPDPSDNGALKIAGSAASERPALQNTYRPSLRNVEIQHRDGTTDSIDLLRYYVEGDMAHNPYLRDGDMVRLPSYDRERETIRITGDIASDTRIEFRAGDTVLDILRLAAGDLDGGTFDEVRLTRRLPDGSAETRPVDVPGMLTGTATPVALQPGDHVNVVPHEIEQAAIYGFVQYPGTYPIRNGETTLRELLGTAGGLKPEASVRAAYIERRQSQTFKGTGQASDLDFFGRAYLQQSLRENKLSISLVDALSPDAPEVVLYSGDVVVFPRDEQTVYLTGNVVQPGYLPFVEGKTARYYIEQAGGKAPLSRGVYVLVAGTGEVLEDEGAIVRAGDTIFVNRDPISDNPEIQSLILTDQVSRRQTGIARTQTVITGITALVSVINTYLLIRDRLNN
- a CDS encoding class I SAM-dependent methyltransferase; this encodes MTSRGPINASYLFAGQELAELLPGGALYDCPVCSLAFRYPTPPKEKLDALYRSSPIGHWQYDPALRHDWVETRAYLQGNVQGGSLLDIGCFDGAFHAFMGPAWEAYGVEINLEARERARQRGVSILGSDAGDLAAIDRSFDAVVAFDVLEHVVDPRGLLALMARRTRSGGAVIIASGDADAWSWRLMGSRYWYCTIPEHMAFLSETWCRKAGDHVGLQLAHIGRYSHERFRTPRLVAHELASNLLYRFLPGVFAWLRSKGVGDKDPGAHEELKRYPPTWTTARDHVVAIYRKP
- a CDS encoding Wzz/FepE/Etk N-terminal domain-containing protein, yielding METKLKKDLFDEAPTAGERATSDMIWHLLGTLIRWRRTLLAITIGVAILSVVISLMLPKWYLSTTRLLAPESASASPISSAMLRNLSSAAAAFLGGGQGGDFERYITIMGSRTVMERVVKKFDLMTVYETTESLSPMEDALEALAGNVEFGIDTEFGFLSVSVLDQDPQRAADMANFIVAELNDMNMKLSAQDASNFRKFVERRYNETLHALDSLQRATQAFQERYGVFDLETQATAFLEQVASIRSEEMLLDIQYQALLSEYGPDNPQVQITRNSLMAARRKREEAMAGNEEILPIPQADIPDAMRQYFELEQEAYVQKNILEVVAPMYDQARFQEEREFTSVQIVDPAVPAIRKAKPKRAGIVIGATLSAFLLAALFALVYDWWQAESPAIARRLRHASERRP
- a CDS encoding MATE family efflux transporter, with amino-acid sequence MIEKRRITLNTAASALQVVVGGVTLFLLYRFLLGALGKENVGVWSLVLATTSATSIANLGLASSTVKFVSQHLARGDRRHAASLVETATLSVALFLALALAIAYPVLRRVLPLLIDDLRYLDAGLSLIPYALTAFWIASVAGVLHSSIDGCQRVDLRGYTVAAGNILYLALAYVLVPKGGLIALAYAQIAQSTWLLVSAYLILRRLLPELPWIAWSWRKAPFREMLSYTLNFQLISLSQLLLEPVTKSLVSRFGGLGTLAYVEMAHRMVFQFRSLVATAHRAIVPTIASLQETAPDYLRTLYIGSFRLLLFIVIVSTPGLIALSPWVSRIWIGDAQTVFIFSAGLFYVGWFLNLLANPAYFANLGTGALFWNVTAHVGMGILNLAGGFLLGRLFGWSAVVGAMSGAIVAGSAVIVLAYHRAYRIRLDELMDGSTLVLLAAALLGAIVAWQVDRWASRELGALMHGLAVGLTYAGVVAWPLARNPVVREIAAWFRRHGQPDRA